The DNA region TTTGGAAAATCAACCGACCGTATATATAGATGGTCGTAGAACAATTGGTTTTATTGGTCAACACTAACATCAGGGaaaaacgcacacacacacacacaaaacctTATTCGGTTTTTGACTaaactttcaaaaaaaaaaaaaattctaattctGTTCAATGTTTTCTGTCATTAACTCAATCGcacagtagtagtagtaagaatgatgattcacaCATAGAATATTTTCCTCCTGTGAATgagaatcgatttttttttatttcccgatgtttttgttttggaaatgatgaatcaaaaaatccattttccTCTAAGTCAACTAaactaacctaacctaaacagcggggtgtgtgtgtatcacaGGCAACAAAATGGCCCACATGGTCTACAATAATTCCGctatttttttacattacCACTAGCTTTGGGCTTGGTCCATCATTGCATCCATTTATGAAACATTTATAAATGGATTGTGCACCAACAAACcaaccaaaatgatgatgatgatgagttatTTGGCCCAAAAATCTTTTTGGTCCTAGCTATAGTGATATCTCCGCTATATAAATATCCTATACTAAAATACACTATCCGTTTGGAGAAGGAAAACCACACCCACTCATTATGGATGGCCCCGCATCGAATGAGGGTTATGAATGCGTCATACATACATAAccgttgaataataaaaatggttGGAGCTAAGTGAATTCTTGGattttgttggaaaaaaacgagaTGTTGATATGCCTGTTTCCAAAGATGaggatgatcatttttttgaaaaaatgtaaataacCATTTAAACGAGTTTTTGTCAacttttcttcattttttcaatctctATTCATAACGGAGAATTTCATATCATTTccctctgtttttttttgttacgcacaaaaaaatataccaTTTTAATGGATGattccattgaatttgtGTGAGAGTGCAAATGTTTTCATAGATGCTATATATACGTTTTACGAAGAATTGTTCAGAACATCTTTgcctagttttttttaataattgaGTTTGCTCTGTTTTGGAATGTTAAATccgaatcaataataatgatactgatgatgatcatgatgatggaatggTGAGATGTTGTTGAGTCATAGCTACTAGAGTAGAAGCAAAaagaaagaacaaaaaaaattatgccGTTTTCCTATCTATTATTTCGGGAAACGGAAACTTTacccatcaccatcatcattgttatttttgttattatccGCATGACGGATgcattcaaagaaaaaaataaataaaaactatTGGCCATATAGTCACAACATTGCTAGTATATGTGTAGCGGCAATACATATAGTTCGATGCGGTATAATTTTGgtcgatattttttgtttgtttgctttcCGATTGATGTGTGGATTCAAACCGAAAACCTCGCCTATTACCAGAACTGAATGTGAGAATATTTTATAAATTCATAAATGTCGTTGTTAatccaattgaaaatgtcCAGAAAGATTCAAAGAGATTAAGTTGGTTATTCTAGAGATTAATCTGAAAAATCGTTGTGAATCTATTTAATGgatcaattttgatcaaaatcaatcaatcaatcaatcgatttgatttgatttgatagaTCCCTTCTGTGTGAGAGAAGgagaaaacgaaaagaatTCAACAGATtggaaattgatttgattcgatagTCGATATctaacagaaaacaaaataggATAGACCAAAAAGGGCttattatcataaaaaaCGTTTTTCACATAACACGTGCTTGTGTATACGTGTATATGACGTTTACGATTTATCATTTCCAtacaaatttatttcattctgtAGTCcaacgaatgaaaataaaaataaaaataaattagaaTTACAATATTACAATGTGTCCATGTGGTCAAAATTGACTAATTTCTCCTCcctaaaagaaaaaaaatgttttctggGGTTTTCTCTTgctatcacacacacacacacacacacacacacaaagaacAATGAACGAATGTAAACGACCTaaccaaaaaataattcaatggtCGATCgcatttgattcaaacatttgattgaaacaaaacagaacaaaaagcACACACACGACAGCTGTCACATATggattttgaaaaacaaaaaaaaacaaaaaaaaatgacgtgaaaaaaaatctaacgTTTTTCATGTAAATcaaccaagaaaaaagagCACTGGAAAGTAGTAGTAATGTCTACCTCCATCTCTCTATTATTAATGGCTTTagtcaattcaattcaaattgaattgaattcattcatttgaaatcaagTCAAATCTATTCAAGTCGATGGAGGAATAAACGAGTCATgctaatgaatgaatggtgaaaaatCCGATTTACTTATTCACCAccattgatcatttgatcataatgatgatttttttttgtagtagAGATTACAAggaaatgatcaacaaaaaagctattcatcattcactgGGTGATGTGGCCGATTGTATGCTATTCTAACCTAGCTATGTACCGTGTATAACACACGAAACCTGTACGGTCTAAATAGTCATCATACGCAATCATGTGGtcttttttattgtttacaagaattgatttttgttttgtttttgattaagaaaaaaattcttaaagaatcgaaaattttattaaggATAATGATgctaaatttaaaattcattcaaaaatatcGACATCTAAACATGTCAATGTCACTAATGGTACggaatttttgttcacaacaaaaaaatgaatcgaatcgtAGAAAAATCGACGGACCTGATTTACAGCATTTTTTACGTCAAGCTGAACATTCAAAACGGCTGCCGCCATTTGTGATGAAATGGGATAATGAACCATACATTGAACCGAAAAGTTTATCTGGAAATAATAGCAAAGGTatgtaaaattttgaaaaatgtctttatttctaaaaaaatctattacTGTTTGACATAGTTTTTATCAAAACATATGGCTGTCAAATGAATGTTAATGATACAGAGATTGCTTCAACTATACTTGAACAGTATGATTATAAAATTGTCACCAGTATTGATGATGCAGATATTGTTTTATTAATGACATGTGCTATACGTGAAAATGCCGAAAATAAAGTATGGTCCAAATTATATGAATTGGATAAAGTAAAACGTATGGGTCAACTGAAAAAATTTGGTCTACTTGGTTGTATGGCTGAACgtttgaagaagaaaatcgTTGAACAATTGCCATctattgatgttgttgccGGACCAGATAGTTATCGATATTTACCCAAATTATTGGCAATAAATTCCTTAAATGGACAAAGTGCTATTAatgtattattatcattggatGAAACATATGCAGATGTAATACCGAGGAATCAATCTGGACATTCAGCGTATGTATCGATAACACGTGGATGTAATAATATGTGTTCATATTGTATTGTACCATATACACGTGGTCGTGAACGTTCCAGATCTATTGATTCGATATTGAGAGAAGTTGAACATAAAATTAATTCCGGTATCAAAGAGATTATACTGCTTGGACAAAATGTAAATAGTTATCGTGATTATAgtattcataataataatgatgatgatgatgatcaatcatcgCATCAACCATCATTAGCTGATGGATTTAAAACATTGTATCGTTTAAAATCTGGTGGTGCTGGTTTCGATGAATTATTACGGCAAGTTGCCCGCATAAACCGCAATGTTCGTATTCGTTTTACATCACCACATCCAAAAGATTTTAATGATTCCGTTTTACGTGTGATTGCTGATCATTCGAATATTGCTAAAGGATTGCATTTACCTGTACAAAGTGGATCGAATTTCGTTCTAGAACGAATGCGTCGTGGTTATACACGTGAAGCATATTTACAACTAGTCAAACGTATACGTCATTATATACCGGATTGTGGTCTAAGTAGTGATTTTATTTGTGGATTCTGTGATGaaaccgatgatgatcatcgacaAACTATCGAAATCATACAGAATGTTGGTTATTATATCGCCTATATATTTGCATACAGTATGCGTGATAAAACATAtgcatatcatcatcttaatgataatgtaccgcaatcaattaaaattcaacgattaatcgaattgaatcaagTTTATCGTCAATTATCCAACGAGATGAATCGACAATTAATCGGACGAAGACAATTGATACTTGTTGAAGGTATAAGTAAAAAATCATCTCAAGATGTATATGGCCGTAATGAAGCAAATCAAAAAGTTATTAtaccaaaatcaaataatcaaacaacaaacgataTTGGTGGTTATGATATTGGTGATTTTTTAGATGTTCAAATCACTGATTCAACACCGGTAACATTAATGGCCCGACCAATTCGCAAAACATCGATTACAGaattttatgaatgatgaattttaatttgactatatttgtaaatttttgtctacaaaaaacaatacgaGATCACAGAATTTGATATGGCATTTATTCTCTCTATTCATGTttgtataaaaatttttcctttttttgtccactatcattgaataaaacatttttccaatgatgtATGAACCCATTCATAACCACCGAGAAATATTGCACCACCAATCGAAATCCAAACAACACGTGGCAAAGCACCGGCCCATAATCCTTGCAATCCTTTATGTTTGAATATTGATCGTATAGTATGAAAATATCTTATTGGTAcggatttattattgttgtcgatggAACGAGATGAGCCACCAAAATCCTGTAACATTATCTGCGTTTTAGCCACATCTAATGGTGTTGTTAGAAAAGCAGCTATTGCACCGGAAAATGAACCACAAATCATTGCCTGATATGGTTCAACAGCcgtagtagtggtggtggtggtggtggaagtTTGTTGCCAATTGGCCCATGCCTGTTTTGTATGTTCCCAAagtgaaaattgaatcattgaaaaaggAATTTCACGCATAATCGTACTGGCATAACCCCGGTAAAGACCAGGCCAACCAGATTGTCTTAATGTTTGCTGTAAAACTTGAACACTATTCATATGAAATGCTTGAGCTCGTTGTTTTACAACTTCTACGGGAACTCTCACCAAGCATGCTACAATTTCACCCATCGATGCTGAAATCATATATGCAACGCTATTGTAACGTGAATCTAAATGTAAACATTGTTGCCCACTTAAAAGATATTTGCTCGATTCAtatgtgatgaaaaataaagcggctatagaaaaaaaaatataaatcaaaagTTGAAGCAATCAAATACGTTGTATTCGAGAAAATACCTCCGGGTGCTGAGCCAGAAACAGTTGAACCGATACCGGAATAAATTCTTGTGAAACCACCAGATTTCCAGAATCCATTGGCACTTTGTAAACGTGTTTTGATCGTATCGATTGGGAACAATGTTACATCGACAGCAAGACCTGCACAGGCACCAGACTACCAAAAAAACCGaaagattttcatcaaaaataaataaattatccaAAATCATACCAGAAGAGGATTAATGAATCGCTGAAAATATggatacgatgatgatgatggttgatttagaatttcgttttgtgacatgattcaaaatttcagaaaatcataaacaaaaattcaaaaaaaaatcaaaataatgctaaataaaaaacacGTGAATCATATTCCGTTCATATATAACAGGACGGAAAATTTTCACTGAAATTCGAACGTTTCAAAACTGTTTTGTAAACTAAatcgttttcatcattctaaCCGCCATCGTATTCCTGCCAGacattcattgttgattttttgaccatttttttctaatttatcACCAAAAATGTGTGATAATTCAGTTCTGAATTCAATCTgcaaatgacaatgaacaATCACTATCAACAGTTCAAGCGAAATTTGTCGCTGAACTCCCAGAACCGTATCGTGATGTTTTTTCACCAAGATTTCAacgattcaataaaattcaatccaatttgcttgatttgattataaaaacTGATAAAAGTCTTGGtaagttttcttttttttcaaaatgattatttattcTAATCAATGTTGCGAAGTAATTTGTTCACCAACCGCTTCTGGCAAAACTGTTCTATTGGAACTGACTATCGTCAGTGAATTGATACGATTAGAATCTAGTAATCGTTCACATCCACCATATGATCAATTACATGCATTATATCTAGCACCATTAAAAGCGATTGTCGAGGAAAAATGTCAAGAATGGCAACAACGATTCGCTAAATTTGGTCTAAAATGTTTTGCGATGACTGGTGATACCGacattgttgattatcaaaaatatttgaaagaacaaaaacaacaggtGAATATTTTGTTGGCAACACCAGAgaaattcgattcaattattCGAACACATTCAGAAAGTCGTTCGTTACTTCgtcttttgaatttgattatgatcgATGAAATTCATATGCTTGGTGATCGAAATCGTGGTGATTTTCTTGAAGCGACCATCACTCGACTGAAATTTATtcgtgataataataaccacaTCATCAAAGTACTTGGTGAATTAGACGGTGACCGATCTAAAGAAAGGCAACGACTACGTTTTGTAGCTATTTCAGCTACATCACCGAACGTTGAAGATCTATCCATTTGGCTTGATCCTCGCAATTCATTAGGCATACGTGTGCCAGCAGATTGGCGACCGGTAAAGCTTAATAAATTAGTCATCGGTATTGAACCTACAGGAGCTGCACAAACATCTGACTATCGTTTCGACATACAGATCACCTACAAACTTGAACGTCTTATTCGTGAACATTCTGAATCTAAACCAACATTGGTTTTCTGTTCAACACGACGTTCGGCTGAATTTACGGCCAAAATTCTAGCAACATCACAGAATACTTATTTTGAATCACGTCAACAACATATCAAATTATTTATGGAACTTTCGcgtatcaatgaaaatgcaACCAACATTGATACATTAATAATATCTAAAATGgaatttgaacattttaaAAATACCGAACTTAAAACTACATTGGCTGCTGGTGTTGCTTTCTATCATTCCGGTATGGATCCATCCGATCGTCGTCTATTGGaacatttattttccatGTCATTGATACCAGTTCTggtatcaacatcatcattggccatGGGTGTCAATTTACCGGCTCATTTAGTTGTCATAAAAAATACTGTTCAATATGAAGCAGGCTCACAAACCGAATATCATTTATCACAAATACTGCAGATGATTGGTAAGtttcttttcatcttttttactgttttttaaaaaattattgatttcaataGGAAGAGCTGGACGACCGCAATTCGATACTAGTGCAACCGCTATCATTGTGACAAAACaggagaaaaaagaaaaatatgaaacatTATTGGGTGAAGAAACGGATGTTGAAAGTAATTTATTTCGTTCATTGATCGAACATTTAATGATCGAAATTGTATTGAAAACtgtcaacaacattaatTTAGCCATCGATTGGATCTATTCaacatttcttttcattcgtATTGTTCAGAATCCACAATATTATCGTAGTTCCATTGCTAAAGGCGATTACGATGGTGCTCGTCCTATCATATTGGAATGGTGTCAGGAACAGATGCAACGTTTACAAACGCTTGGTCTTATTACAATCAAAGGcgatttttttgatccaaCTCAATTAGCACGAATAGTGACAAGATATTCTGTTTCAATAGCAACATTGGAACATTTAATTAAATGGTCTAAAATATCATATTCGTTGGAACAATTGCTTGAAGAAATGTGTTGCTGTACAGAATTATCACAAGATGTTATATTACGTACTACTGATAAACGATTTctaaatgaattgaa from Dermatophagoides farinae isolate YC_2012a chromosome 5, ASM2471394v1, whole genome shotgun sequence includes:
- the LOC124499683 gene encoding mitochondrial S-adenosylmethionine carrier protein yields the protein MSQNEILNQPSSSSYPYFQRFINPLLSGACAGLAVDVTLFPIDTIKTRLQSANGFWKSGGFTRIYSGIGSTVSGSAPGAALFFITYESSKYLLSGQQCLHLDSRYNSVAYMISASMGEIVACLVRVPVEVVKQRAQAFHMNSVQVLQQTLRQSGWPGLYRGYASTIMREIPFSMIQFSLWEHTKQAWANWQQTSTTTTTTTTAVEPYQAMICGSFSGAIAAFLTTPLDVAKTQIMLQDFGGSSRSIDNNNKSVPIRYFHTIRSIFKHKGLQGLWAGALPRVVWISIGGAIFLGGYEWVHTSLEKCFIQ
- the LOC124499679 gene encoding putative ATP-dependent DNA helicase HFM1, which codes for IQSANDNEQSLSTVQAKFVAELPEPYRDVFSPRFQRFNKIQSNLLDLIIKTDKSLVICSPTASGKTVLLELTIVSELIRLESSNRSHPPYDQLHALYLAPLKAIVEEKCQEWQQRFAKFGLKCFAMTGDTDIVDYQKYLKEQKQQVNILLATPEKFDSIIRTHSESRSLLRLLNLIMIDEIHMLGDRNRGDFLEATITRLKFIRDNNNHIIKVLGELDGDRSKERQRLRFVAISATSPNVEDLSIWLDPRNSLGIRVPADWRPVKLNKLVIGIEPTGAAQTSDYRFDIQITYKLERLIREHSESKPTLVFCSTRRSAEFTAKILATSQNTYFESRQQHIKLFMELSRINENATNIDTLIISKMEFEHFKNTELKTTLAAGVAFYHSGMDPSDRRLLEHLFSMSLIPVLVSTSSLAMGVNLPAHLVVIKNTVQYEAGSQTEYHLSQILQMIGRAGRPQFDTSATAIIVTKQEKKEKYETLLGEETDVESNLFRSLIEHLMIEIVLKTVNNINLAIDWIYSTFLFIRIVQNPQYYRSSIAKGDYDGARPIILEWCQEQMQRLQTLGLITIKGDFFDPTQLARIVTRYSVSIATLEHLIKWSKISYSLEQLLEEMCCCTELSQDVILRTTDKRFLNELNKKNRFKYKDRFRNGSMKTNCLAQAAFESLTIEQCLFDDLQRIIRSGQRVSKCFMEILVYFFRQKPETKTDQQPHWLHFQTSISAARLLQAFWTRLWYDSSYVSRQLPKIGLAFSTILAENGYTSFNRLLESNPRQIEFHLKRKPPFGSMLIEEIKNLPRYQLALTRQSNCSLKFSPFLEDHIESRMQIEFKCLIQQQSLSSSNILKPDKHYFHLIIGCEECDQILAINRLNDRTLMQSTHKQSIILIKTKFDDENKSTDQIENGNQKDPVKKNETKGKKKAGDKNKNNKDKESQQTTDEKPKIWPEKFVKFIRQIEEECKNSIGNNIVHCSLRKTSSHTIIAHIISENFAGLDSETKSTIRYPFQQMDLLSTQEFDLLDSFDDDEYEEILAQHNIGKERKQDDSLSTLDSIDINDIQSTSLDGMTESSTSIITTTKKKMPIFNIKIDDVIHDQIEQNIIDENYDEDNDDDESLNYSIFTRFRNRNHSNTENELQKFVSSNLPETKTTTSINNNRKNQSIMNETKVAKIFPVKRKVCLQNPFDYNCKTSMAKLGRFNFNNDDKCEEKVSKYFLTITNNNDNYENI
- the LOC124499681 gene encoding mitochondrial tRNA methylthiotransferase CDK5RAP1 translates to MMLNLKFIQKYRHLNMSMSLMVRNFCSQQKNESNRRKIDGPDLQHFLRQAEHSKRLPPFVMKWDNEPYIEPKSLSGNNSKVFIKTYGCQMNVNDTEIASTILEQYDYKIVTSIDDADIVLLMTCAIRENAENKVWSKLYELDKVKRMGQLKKFGLLGCMAERLKKKIVEQLPSIDVVAGPDSYRYLPKLLAINSLNGQSAINVLLSLDETYADVIPRNQSGHSAYVSITRGCNNMCSYCIVPYTRGRERSRSIDSILREVEHKINSGIKEIILLGQNVNSYRDYSIHNNNDDDDDQSSHQPSLADGFKTLYRLKSGGAGFDELLRQVARINRNVRIRFTSPHPKDFNDSVLRVIADHSNIAKGLHLPVQSGSNFVLERMRRGYTREAYLQLVKRIRHYIPDCGLSSDFICGFCDETDDDHRQTIEIIQNVGYYIAYIFAYSMRDKTYAYHHLNDNVPQSIKIQRLIELNQVYRQLSNEMNRQLIGRRQLILVEGISKKSSQDVYGRNEANQKVIIPKSNNQTTNDIGGYDIGDFLDVQITDSTPVTLMARPIRKTSITEFYE